The sequence AATGGAAGAGTTCGGTTATTTCTTCATGATATCAGTCAATTTGAATTGAACAATGTTGAGTACGATCGGATTTTTTCCGTCAATAACTATCCACTATGGAAGGACCAGGAAAAATCCCTTTCACATTTATATAATATGCTTAAAAAGGGCGGCACCCTTCTCATCACCGTTCAACCACGCGGGGATGAAGAAAGGGATAGCCGGGCGAAACACTATGGTGAAAGTATTTCTGAAGCTTTGCATGAAGCTGGCTTTAAAGATATCACTCTTTCTTATAAAAATGTTAAACCCGCTTTAACGGTATGTGTGAAGGGTGTGAAGTAGATTTGCATAAACAAGAACCTCCTGAAGAAAATCAATTCCTATAGGAGGTTTTTTCCTATACCGTTTACATATATTCAATCCTCTTTAACCCGTGCAAATCATTAATAAATTCCCGTTGATATCCCTAAAGTTAAAATATGAAAAGTCTGGAAACGTGATGATCCCTGATTCAAATGTGACTTTCTTTTCGTGAAAGTCTTCTCTTACTTTTTCAATTTGAGTCGTATGGAAATTGCAGATGGGAACATTAGAAACAGGTGGAGTGAATCCTTTTTCCTCTTCTAAAGTTAGGGATGTTTCCCCCATCTGAAAAGTATATACGGGAAGCTCCCCAATCTCCTTATACTGCACGGGATCGATTTCAAAACCTAGCACTTTTCCGTACCAATCCACAGACTCCTTTAGATTAAACACGGGAATAAACACTGTATTCAGCTTTCTTTGAATCATATGAACTCCTCCTTATGTAGCCGGCTTTTCCACCAGGTCAAAGTCAATTTGATTTCCGTGAACTTCAAGCCGGGCTCGGATTCCGTTTGGAAGGATAAACATAGGATCAGTATGACCGAAATCCAGGTCCGTAACGACTGGGATTTCATACCCCTCTGTTACACGGGATAAAATGCCGGCCAGTTGATTTTCTTTGAAGCTAACGTGATCATGAAAGCGTCCAATGACAAGACCTTTAATTTTAGAATATACCCCCATGTGTCTGAGTTGAGTTAAATATCGATCAATTGACGACGGGGTTTCCTCTGGATCATCTTCAATACATAAGATGGCACCATCGAGATCCGGAAAGTATTCTGTTCCTGCGAGAAGGAGCATGGTTCCCATATTGGCTGCAATGATTTTCCCTTCTGCTCTTCCTTCTTTGACTACACGAGGTCCCTTATTTTCAACTTGTTCTCTTAAACGATTGTCTTCTTCGTCCCACCATAAATGTTCCATTACATAGGATGGAGAGGCAGAGTAATCTACTCTTTCTCCTTGAACGAGTGATTGGAAAAAGTGTTCCTTTGTGTATGTTAGTACTCCTCCATATTCCCCAAACTGAGGCAGAACGGCAGGTCCAAGATATGTTGTGAGGCCGGTAATTTGATAAATTGCCATGTGGAGAGCGGTTATGTCACTGAAGCCGAGAAAAACTTTTGGATTATTTTGGATTAATGAGAAATCAAGATGATCCAGAAGTTGATGAGAACAGGTTCCTCCTATTGTGGTGATGATGGCTTTTACATTCTTATCCCCGAAGAGATTATGCAGGTCCTCCACTCTTTCCTCAACGGTACCAGCCATATACTCTTGTATTTTCAACGTGTTTGGCGCTACTTTCACGTTAAAGCCCAACCTCTTAAGCTCTTCAATCCCCCTTTTCAATCTTTTAGGGCAATGAGCAGCGACTGGAGAAGATGGGGAACAAATCCCAATCGTATCTCCTATTTTTAATCGATTTGGAATCGTCATCCGTCTGACCTCTCTATCAATTATGTCTTATATTGTCAGATTAATT is a genomic window of Rossellomorea sp. y25 containing:
- a CDS encoding class I SAM-dependent methyltransferase; translation: MFSLQKQFKRPNGLLGWFAGKVMEFDNRKINNWSIKQLSIKDGDHILEVGYGPGYCIHRISSHFPKSLVDGVDISDTMKNAAQNKNEKAIENGRVRLFLHDISQFELNNVEYDRIFSVNNYPLWKDQEKSLSHLYNMLKKGGTLLITVQPRGDEERDSRAKHYGESISEALHEAGFKDITLSYKNVKPALTVCVKGVK
- a CDS encoding VOC family protein, encoding MIQRKLNTVFIPVFNLKESVDWYGKVLGFEIDPVQYKEIGELPVYTFQMGETSLTLEEEKGFTPPVSNVPICNFHTTQIEKVREDFHEKKVTFESGIITFPDFSYFNFRDINGNLLMICTG
- a CDS encoding S66 peptidase family protein; the protein is MTIPNRLKIGDTIGICSPSSPVAAHCPKRLKRGIEELKRLGFNVKVAPNTLKIQEYMAGTVEERVEDLHNLFGDKNVKAIITTIGGTCSHQLLDHLDFSLIQNNPKVFLGFSDITALHMAIYQITGLTTYLGPAVLPQFGEYGGVLTYTKEHFFQSLVQGERVDYSASPSYVMEHLWWDEEDNRLREQVENKGPRVVKEGRAEGKIIAANMGTMLLLAGTEYFPDLDGAILCIEDDPEETPSSIDRYLTQLRHMGVYSKIKGLVIGRFHDHVSFKENQLAGILSRVTEGYEIPVVTDLDFGHTDPMFILPNGIRARLEVHGNQIDFDLVEKPAT